Proteins from one Deltaproteobacteria bacterium genomic window:
- a CDS encoding APC family permease, with translation MFRTLKKFMLGRPLASKELCHQRLSKKVALAVFSSDALSSVAYATEEILIVLMLAGTGALNLSLPIALAIAFLLLILIISYSETIQAYPSGGGAYIVAKENLGKYPGLIAGASLLIDYVLTVAVSSASGVAAITSAFPLLYPYSVALCLSCIFLVTLINLRGVKESGVVFAVPTYLFIISFSAMILWGFYQYFKGGAHEQLFQQASGSLGMVNAFLLLRAFSSGCTALTGVEAISNGVPAFRAPEPRNAITTLVWMGFILLILFLGITELARFYQIAPLERETVVSQLAGQVFGHGFFYYLLQVSTALILLLAANTSFSDFPRLSSLIARDGFLPRQLASLGDRLAFSNGIISLGLAAGFLIVLFQANVHALIPLYAVGVFISFTLSQSGMVMHWFREKGKGWIYRIFINGLGALATALATLVIGSTKFTHGAWMVIVFIPFMIFIFLTIRHHYDSLSPQLSPKDFTVDPPKLHRVLIPLSAYHKGAVRALAYAKSISNDVRAVYVALDPDRTERFIDIWKEWGQGVQLVILESEYRSIVEPLVDYIDALKREETDQLITVVLPEFVPAKWWQQILHNQTALLIRGMLHFKKNVVVTSVRHFLEY, from the coding sequence ATGTTTAGAACCCTAAAAAAGTTTATGCTGGGTCGGCCCTTGGCCAGCAAAGAGTTGTGTCATCAACGTCTTTCCAAAAAAGTGGCCCTGGCTGTTTTTTCCTCCGATGCCCTTTCTTCTGTGGCCTATGCCACTGAGGAAATCCTAATCGTGTTGATGCTGGCCGGCACAGGCGCCTTGAATCTCTCTCTTCCTATCGCCCTGGCCATTGCCTTTCTGCTGCTTATTCTGATCATCTCTTACAGCGAAACAATTCAGGCCTATCCTTCTGGCGGAGGGGCCTACATTGTTGCCAAGGAAAACCTGGGCAAATACCCGGGGCTTATTGCGGGGGCCTCCTTACTCATCGATTATGTGCTCACTGTTGCCGTGAGCTCTGCCTCAGGAGTAGCGGCCATCACCTCGGCTTTTCCCCTGCTTTATCCTTACAGTGTTGCCCTTTGTTTAAGCTGCATCTTTTTGGTGACCCTGATCAATCTCCGCGGGGTAAAAGAATCGGGTGTCGTGTTTGCTGTGCCTACTTATCTTTTTATTATTAGCTTTTCGGCGATGATTTTATGGGGCTTTTACCAGTATTTTAAAGGGGGCGCACACGAACAGCTCTTTCAACAAGCGAGCGGATCTTTGGGCATGGTGAATGCCTTTTTGTTGCTTAGGGCTTTTTCTTCGGGCTGTACCGCTCTCACGGGAGTGGAGGCTATTTCCAACGGAGTCCCCGCCTTTCGTGCTCCTGAACCTCGCAATGCGATTACGACTTTGGTATGGATGGGCTTCATCCTCCTGATTTTATTTTTAGGAATTACTGAACTGGCGCGGTTTTACCAAATTGCCCCTTTGGAAAGAGAAACGGTGGTTTCCCAATTGGCGGGCCAGGTTTTTGGACACGGCTTTTTTTATTATCTGCTGCAAGTCTCTACGGCGCTCATTTTATTATTAGCGGCCAATACAAGCTTTTCGGACTTTCCCCGTTTATCGTCCCTGATTGCCCGAGATGGTTTTCTTCCCAGACAGCTGGCAAGCCTGGGTGACCGACTCGCTTTTTCCAACGGCATTATCTCGCTGGGTCTCGCTGCAGGCTTTCTCATTGTGCTGTTTCAAGCCAATGTGCATGCGCTGATTCCTCTCTACGCCGTGGGAGTTTTTATTTCCTTTACCCTTTCTCAATCGGGGATGGTGATGCATTGGTTTCGTGAAAAAGGAAAGGGCTGGATTTACCGGATTTTCATCAATGGCCTGGGCGCCTTGGCCACAGCCTTGGCCACCCTCGTGATTGGATCCACCAAATTCACTCATGGGGCCTGGATGGTGATTGTATTTATTCCTTTCATGATCTTTATCTTTCTCACCATCCGCCATCATTACGATTCTTTATCTCCGCAACTTTCTCCTAAAGATTTTACGGTAGATCCTCCCAAGCTGCATCGGGTGCTTATTCCCTTGTCCGCCTATCACAAAGGCGCAGTGCGGGCTCTGGCCTACGCAAAGTCAATTTCGAATGATGTTCGAGCCGTATACGTCGCCCTCGATCCCGATCGTACCGAGCGCTTTATAGATATTTGGAAGGAGTGGGGGCAGGGAGTTCAACTGGTCATCCTCGAATCGGAATATCGGTCGATTGTAGAACCCTTGGTGGATTATATCGACGCCTTAAAAAGAGAAGAAACGGATCAACTCATCACGGTGGTGCTCCCAGAATTTGTTCCCGCGAAGTGGTGGCAGCAAATTCTGCACAATCAAACCGCGCTACTCATTCGAGGGATGTTGCACTTCAAAAAGAATGTGGTGGTGACGAGTGTGAGGCATTTTTTGGAGTATTAG
- the aspS gene encoding aspartate--tRNA ligase: protein MPLFIEQLKRSHPCAALRASDEGKQVVLFGWVATRRDHGGVMFVDLRDREGITQIVFNPELNEKIHELAKDLRSEYVLGIQGKVRLRPPGMSNAKLPTGEIEVYVEDFEVFNKSKTPPFPIENDTDVNEELRLKYRYLDLRRPVLAKNLILRHQVMQIARNYLSENHFLEIETPFLGKSTPEGARDYLVPSRVHPGKFFALPQSPQLFKQILMVSGFDRYMQIVRCFRDEDLRADRQPEFTQIDLEMSFVSQDDVLKVMEGLIVKVWKEVGGVELKAPFPRMTYDEAMDRYGLDAPDTRFGLELKNISSVFANTSFKVFANILSKKGIIKAIKIEDGAKLSRSEIDEFEKFASVYGAKGLAWIKVLENEWQSPIVKFFSDAEKADLSKLLDMKVGDIVFFVADKPKVVNDALGNLREHLAAKLKRIDESKLNFLWIVDFPMFEYSEEEKRLTAVHHPFTSARPSDLPLLDSEPLKAKANAYDLVLNGNEIGGGSIRIHSMEVQQKVFSLLGIGEEEAREKFGFLLEALEFGAPPHGGLAFGLDRLIMLLTGAASIRDVIAFPKTQKAVCQMTEAPSEVSAKQLLELGIKVNKQI from the coding sequence ATGCCTCTCTTCATAGAACAACTCAAACGTAGTCATCCTTGCGCAGCGTTGCGAGCAAGTGATGAAGGAAAGCAAGTCGTCCTTTTTGGCTGGGTCGCCACCCGACGCGATCATGGGGGCGTCATGTTTGTCGACCTCCGCGACCGTGAAGGGATTACGCAAATTGTGTTCAATCCGGAACTGAATGAAAAAATTCATGAACTGGCCAAAGATCTGCGCAGCGAATATGTTTTGGGAATTCAAGGCAAAGTAAGGCTTCGTCCTCCAGGCATGAGCAATGCGAAACTTCCCACCGGGGAAATTGAAGTTTACGTCGAAGATTTTGAAGTCTTCAATAAATCGAAAACCCCTCCCTTTCCCATAGAAAATGATACCGATGTAAATGAAGAACTTCGTTTGAAATATCGTTATCTCGACCTGCGACGACCGGTGCTGGCCAAAAATTTAATCCTGCGTCATCAGGTGATGCAAATTGCCCGAAATTATCTCAGTGAAAATCACTTTTTGGAAATTGAAACCCCTTTCCTGGGCAAAAGCACCCCCGAAGGTGCACGCGATTATCTGGTGCCCTCTCGCGTGCATCCCGGAAAGTTTTTTGCCCTACCTCAATCGCCCCAACTCTTTAAACAAATTTTGATGGTGTCGGGATTCGACCGCTACATGCAGATCGTCCGCTGTTTTCGGGATGAAGATCTTCGAGCCGATCGACAACCGGAGTTTACGCAAATCGATTTAGAAATGAGCTTCGTCTCTCAAGACGATGTCTTAAAAGTGATGGAAGGCCTCATTGTAAAGGTTTGGAAAGAAGTAGGCGGCGTAGAATTAAAGGCCCCCTTCCCTCGCATGACTTATGATGAAGCCATGGATCGATATGGCCTGGACGCCCCCGACACTCGATTTGGACTGGAACTCAAAAATATTTCTTCGGTTTTTGCAAATACTTCGTTCAAGGTATTTGCCAACATCCTGTCTAAAAAAGGCATTATCAAGGCAATCAAGATTGAAGACGGAGCAAAACTCAGTCGCAGTGAAATCGATGAATTTGAAAAGTTTGCCTCGGTTTATGGAGCCAAAGGCCTGGCCTGGATTAAAGTGTTGGAGAATGAGTGGCAATCGCCCATTGTGAAGTTTTTTTCGGATGCAGAAAAAGCAGACTTATCAAAATTGTTAGACATGAAAGTGGGAGACATCGTCTTCTTCGTCGCCGATAAACCTAAGGTGGTCAACGATGCCCTCGGAAATCTTCGGGAACACCTCGCTGCAAAGTTGAAGAGGATTGATGAAAGCAAGCTCAACTTTTTGTGGATCGTCGATTTCCCGATGTTCGAATACAGTGAAGAAGAAAAACGTCTTACGGCAGTGCATCATCCCTTCACCTCGGCTCGCCCCAGCGATTTGCCTTTGTTAGATTCGGAACCTTTGAAGGCAAAAGCAAATGCCTACGATCTAGTGCTCAATGGAAATGAAATCGGTGGAGGTTCCATTCGTATCCACTCGATGGAAGTGCAGCAAAAAGTTTTTTCACTTTTGGGAATTGGCGAAGAAGAGGCGCGGGAAAAATTTGGTTTCTTGCTCGAAGCCCTGGAATTCGGTGCGCCCCCGCATGGCGGGCTTGCCTTTGGTCTGGATCGCCTCATCATGCTCCTCACGGGAGCTGCCTCTATTCGCGATGTCATCGCTTTCCCCAAAACTCAAAAAGCCGTGTGTCAAATGACAGAAGCACCTTCGGAAGTAAGCGCCAAACAGCTTTTGGAGTTAGGCATAAAAGTTAACAAACAAATCTAA
- a CDS encoding methyltransferase domain-containing protein, whose product MKIYDLDYLINIDNESILYNEVSSQFDAITRGFYAQANNKLLEKLAPKADSRIVEFCCGTGNLALQMAKMVPQGKVLGVDMSSQMIAEAKKAASEAGIQNAEFIQKKIEEILPKIHPGNYDIGISCFALSYLGCEFALKSFHKILGNQGQVGITTSSGNSLVEWQPLFMEFISEHMELIADFDIHELPDIPADPEDMKTRMIQAGFKNPQVEPLTISFQFKNAEEAASYLISAGWLSNYFFRVKDKKLRREFLDWGIQRVDSHHQNDPHIAASIEFLVAWNVL is encoded by the coding sequence ATGAAAATTTACGATCTCGATTACTTAATCAACATCGACAATGAATCCATCCTGTACAACGAAGTCTCTTCGCAGTTTGATGCCATTACGCGAGGCTTCTATGCCCAGGCCAACAATAAGCTGCTGGAAAAATTAGCCCCAAAAGCAGATTCCAGAATTGTGGAATTTTGCTGTGGTACCGGCAATCTGGCGCTGCAGATGGCTAAGATGGTTCCACAGGGAAAAGTGCTCGGCGTGGACATGTCTTCACAGATGATTGCAGAGGCCAAAAAAGCCGCTTCCGAAGCGGGCATTCAAAACGCAGAATTTATACAAAAAAAAATTGAAGAGATCCTCCCGAAAATTCATCCTGGAAATTATGACATCGGCATCAGCTGTTTTGCACTCTCCTATTTAGGTTGTGAATTTGCGCTGAAGAGTTTCCATAAAATTCTGGGGAATCAGGGGCAAGTGGGCATCACCACAAGTTCGGGGAATTCCCTGGTAGAATGGCAGCCCCTGTTTATGGAGTTTATCTCTGAACACATGGAACTGATTGCCGATTTTGATATTCACGAGTTACCGGATATTCCGGCAGATCCAGAAGACATGAAGACAAGAATGATTCAGGCAGGATTTAAAAATCCTCAAGTGGAACCGCTGACCATTTCTTTTCAATTCAAGAATGCCGAAGAAGCCGCTTCTTACTTAATCTCCGCCGGATGGCTTTCCAATTATTTCTTTCGCGTCAAAGACAAAAAACTGCGCCGCGAATTTCTGGATTGGGGAATCCAGCGCGTGGACTCCCATCATCAGAATGACCCGCATATAGCCGCCAGTATTGAGTTTTTAGTGGCTTGGAATGTGTTGTAA
- a CDS encoding ribbon-helix-helix protein, CopG family — translation MQTMTLKISDTLLEQVGLLAEEKGLSKSEIVRQAIAKLFKGKKSKQSDWERIELATKAHFHNKKIKNTMTLEDFRKKLKGIKTTMSPEEEVLFYRRRGL, via the coding sequence ATGCAAACCATGACCCTCAAAATATCAGACACCCTTCTTGAACAGGTTGGACTCTTGGCCGAAGAAAAGGGGCTTTCAAAATCAGAAATAGTCCGACAGGCAATTGCAAAATTATTTAAAGGAAAAAAATCGAAGCAAAGTGATTGGGAAAGAATCGAACTCGCTACAAAAGCCCATTTTCATAACAAAAAGATCAAAAACACAATGACCTTGGAAGATTTTCGAAAAAAATTAAAAGGGATAAAGACGACTATGTCCCCCGAAGAAGAAGTGCTTTTCTACCGCAGGCGCGGGTTATGA
- a CDS encoding carbohydrate porin: MFSGHCFASEAVVEKEDSQDKQPEWIRLVFKRDNWSAHFQATYVWQEHPGFPAAYDGPHSLASHKETGYTLTSTLFLGHRLWKGAEIFANPEIIQSIEFSDLHGLGGLTNGENQKTGGPTVSIYSARAFLRQTIGLGGKSLPVEDGPNQFGGEVQSRRFVLTVGQMALTDIFDNNSFAHDSRTQFFNWALLAYGASDYAADARGYTVGAALEYYHDNWVFRFGHFAQPKESNGLALDYRLWVHFGDNLEVEHNHAVWGHAGKLRAMGFLNYANMGGFRDALNNASGSGGTPDVATVRRDRAKLGFGISLEQNVTTDLGCFGRFSRNDGRTETFAFAEIDQSLTLGCVMKGKPWYRPNDTLGLAFVQNGLSAAHRDYLSTGGLGNFIGDGRINYVPERILDTYYSFRAFKGVWLSAGFQHIWNPAYNADRGPVRVVSARVHFEY, encoded by the coding sequence ATGTTTTCTGGCCATTGCTTCGCTAGCGAAGCGGTGGTTGAGAAAGAGGATTCACAGGATAAGCAGCCGGAATGGATTCGCCTTGTCTTCAAACGCGACAATTGGAGTGCCCACTTTCAGGCAACCTATGTCTGGCAGGAACACCCTGGTTTTCCCGCCGCCTATGATGGCCCTCACAGCCTTGCCTCTCACAAGGAAACTGGTTATACACTTACATCAACGCTGTTTCTGGGGCATCGTCTGTGGAAGGGCGCGGAGATTTTTGCGAATCCGGAGATTATTCAGAGTATCGAATTTTCAGATCTCCACGGTTTGGGGGGCTTGACCAATGGTGAAAATCAGAAAACGGGTGGGCCAACGGTATCCATCTATAGCGCCCGGGCATTCTTGCGCCAGACTATTGGCCTTGGGGGTAAATCGTTGCCTGTCGAAGATGGCCCTAACCAGTTTGGTGGGGAGGTTCAAAGCCGTCGTTTTGTTCTGACCGTCGGGCAGATGGCGCTGACTGATATTTTTGACAACAACTCTTTTGCCCACGATTCACGAACCCAGTTTTTCAATTGGGCGCTACTTGCCTATGGGGCATCGGATTACGCTGCAGATGCACGAGGCTATACCGTTGGGGCCGCCCTCGAGTACTATCATGACAACTGGGTTTTCCGCTTTGGACATTTTGCCCAACCGAAAGAATCCAATGGTCTTGCCCTTGACTATCGGCTCTGGGTCCACTTTGGAGACAATCTTGAAGTTGAGCACAACCATGCCGTCTGGGGCCATGCGGGAAAGCTTCGTGCCATGGGATTCCTGAATTATGCCAACATGGGGGGTTTTAGAGACGCGCTGAATAATGCGAGCGGTAGTGGTGGTACACCCGATGTTGCGACTGTGCGCAGAGATCGCGCCAAACTTGGCTTTGGTATCTCTCTGGAACAAAACGTGACCACGGATCTTGGTTGTTTTGGCCGCTTCAGTAGGAACGATGGTCGTACCGAAACTTTTGCCTTTGCGGAGATTGACCAGTCTCTGACTCTGGGTTGTGTCATGAAGGGGAAACCCTGGTATCGGCCGAACGATACGCTCGGTCTGGCCTTTGTGCAGAATGGCCTATCTGCTGCTCACCGCGATTATCTCTCGACCGGCGGGCTCGGCAATTTCATTGGGGATGGACGTATCAATTATGTCCCAGAGCGGATCCTCGATACCTACTATTCATTCCGAGCCTTCAAGGGGGTATGGCTGAGTGCAGGATTTCAGCACATCTGGAACCCTGCCTACAACGCGGACCGCGGACCTGTCCGCGTTGTCTCGGCTCGAGTGCATTTCGAGTATTAG
- a CDS encoding competence/damage-inducible protein A, with the protein MKIEIIAIGNEVLCGDVINSNAAWLSAELYQRGFEVVRHTTVADDETEIALALQAASQKVQVVLITGGLGPTVDDFTLEVAAKFFGLSMKMNAEVIAQLHQFYTVRGRAMTPNQEKQAFIPEGAEAFLNPVGSAPGVRVQFQQTQFFFMPGVPKEMKEISKGFVFPFLEQHNSPQRFFAFQMLRCFGAEEAKLDHLLSPLLKDRVDLFGSQIAFRVSLPDVFIKLSAWDVSQEAAQQKIASAEALVREKVGAFIYGEKDQTLEECVGNLLKEKQKTLAVAESCTGGHLANRLSNIPGSSQYFLGGAVVYSNELKKKILGVSEKTLKNFGAVSEECVREMALGLQKLTGADFCLSITGIAGPEGESAEKPVGTVFIALAQKDKDLEVKQFLYPTNREWFKLIVSSVALNWIRKLLFVDLIGEG; encoded by the coding sequence ATGAAAATAGAAATTATTGCCATCGGAAACGAAGTGCTTTGCGGAGACGTTATCAACTCGAATGCTGCCTGGCTTTCAGCAGAGCTGTATCAAAGAGGATTTGAAGTCGTACGTCATACGACTGTGGCGGATGATGAAACGGAGATTGCTTTGGCTCTGCAGGCTGCTAGTCAAAAAGTACAAGTTGTATTGATTACTGGTGGCTTAGGCCCTACAGTAGATGATTTTACTTTAGAGGTGGCCGCAAAATTTTTTGGCTTATCGATGAAAATGAATGCGGAAGTGATTGCCCAACTTCATCAGTTCTATACCGTACGTGGCAGGGCCATGACTCCCAATCAGGAAAAACAGGCATTCATTCCTGAGGGAGCAGAGGCCTTTCTTAATCCCGTCGGCTCTGCGCCGGGTGTTCGTGTGCAATTTCAGCAAACTCAATTTTTTTTCATGCCCGGGGTGCCTAAAGAAATGAAGGAAATTTCCAAGGGCTTTGTTTTTCCCTTTTTAGAGCAACACAATTCTCCCCAGCGTTTTTTTGCCTTTCAGATGCTGCGCTGTTTTGGAGCCGAAGAAGCGAAGCTCGATCATCTCTTGAGCCCCTTGTTGAAAGATCGAGTCGATTTGTTTGGGTCGCAAATCGCTTTTCGTGTTTCTCTTCCGGATGTTTTTATCAAGTTGTCGGCCTGGGATGTCTCGCAAGAAGCGGCCCAGCAAAAGATTGCCAGTGCAGAGGCCTTGGTGCGCGAAAAAGTGGGGGCTTTTATTTACGGAGAAAAAGATCAAACCCTGGAAGAATGTGTGGGAAATCTTTTGAAAGAAAAACAAAAGACCTTAGCCGTGGCGGAATCCTGCACCGGAGGGCATTTAGCCAATCGTCTCAGCAATATTCCAGGCTCTTCCCAATATTTTTTGGGTGGAGCTGTGGTTTACTCGAATGAACTGAAGAAAAAAATATTGGGGGTGAGTGAAAAAACCCTGAAAAATTTTGGGGCAGTTTCCGAAGAATGCGTCCGAGAAATGGCCTTGGGTTTGCAAAAGTTAACGGGGGCAGATTTTTGTCTTTCTATCACCGGGATTGCAGGTCCTGAAGGGGAAAGTGCTGAAAAGCCGGTAGGGACTGTGTTTATCGCCCTTGCGCAGAAAGATAAAGACCTCGAAGTAAAACAATTTCTTTATCCCACCAATCGAGAATGGTTTAAATTGATTGTGAGCTCGGTGGCTTTGAATTGGATAAGAAAGTTATTATTTGTAGATTTGATCGGGGAAGGATGA
- a CDS encoding phosphatidylglycerophosphatase A, whose product MHKKIILFFATAGGLGYIKKGSGTFGTLVGILLYWAVYALPLTSYSLFLFTFIVFSIWVSSLAETYFNEKDSSKIVIDEVAGFLVTMLAIPFHWLWIALGFGLFRLFDIWKPFPICWIEKNTKGGFGVVIDDVLAGVVANLLLRVIIHL is encoded by the coding sequence ATGCATAAAAAAATCATTCTTTTTTTTGCGACCGCCGGGGGCCTGGGCTATATCAAAAAAGGTTCCGGAACCTTTGGCACACTTGTAGGTATTCTGCTTTACTGGGCCGTCTATGCGCTTCCTCTTACTTCCTACAGTCTGTTTTTATTTACGTTTATTGTATTTTCCATTTGGGTGTCTTCACTCGCCGAGACTTATTTCAATGAAAAAGATAGTTCAAAAATCGTTATTGATGAAGTGGCTGGTTTTTTGGTGACGATGCTTGCCATTCCTTTCCATTGGCTTTGGATTGCCTTGGGCTTTGGGCTTTTTCGTTTGTTTGATATCTGGAAGCCTTTTCCCATCTGTTGGATAGAAAAAAATACCAAAGGCGGATTTGGGGTGGTGATTGATGATGTGCTTGCGGGAGTCGTGGCGAATCTGCTGTTGAGGGTGATTATTCATTTATGA
- a CDS encoding peptidylprolyl isomerase has translation MKRKASSLYLALATAAALGVVACNSSSSIDRYLSQGKALARVGNEKINEGYLLLLQKVNPGIKAQIETPQGKKRIVDNLIEQEMLYQESVSRGLDKQAAIQEKVDLYKRVMVAQSLLENELDKKTLDYYNQNKAKEFERIKVSHIFFASQPPAQNMTPGNPPPPPPSDEERKKAETEAEAKAKKAYDRLKAGEPWDTLVKDSSDDKMSAENGGDFGYITRGDRRIERLEYQGLVDAAFKMKKGEYSEPIKAKDGWHILKAIEEKEIQSFEEASNAIKLKMRGEVKGLVMADLKKKMKVEYLDTSLADSTPSNGLPVPPAHVDGAPTTHPTAKPEAKSEVKAEAKPAAKPEVKKEEKK, from the coding sequence ATGAAACGGAAAGCATCTTCGCTCTATTTAGCGTTAGCAACAGCGGCTGCGTTGGGAGTAGTTGCCTGCAACTCTTCTTCCTCTATCGACAGATATCTCAGCCAAGGAAAGGCCTTGGCGCGAGTGGGCAACGAGAAAATCAACGAGGGTTATCTATTACTACTTCAAAAAGTAAATCCGGGCATCAAGGCCCAAATCGAAACTCCTCAGGGCAAGAAACGCATTGTAGATAATTTGATTGAACAGGAAATGTTGTACCAGGAGAGCGTTTCCCGAGGGCTCGACAAGCAGGCTGCCATCCAGGAAAAAGTAGACCTCTACAAACGGGTAATGGTGGCGCAGTCGTTGTTGGAAAACGAGTTGGATAAAAAAACACTCGATTATTACAACCAAAATAAAGCCAAGGAATTTGAACGAATAAAGGTTTCGCATATTTTCTTTGCCTCCCAGCCACCTGCTCAAAACATGACTCCTGGAAATCCCCCGCCCCCTCCTCCTAGTGATGAGGAGCGAAAAAAAGCAGAGACCGAAGCAGAAGCAAAGGCAAAGAAGGCCTATGATCGCCTAAAAGCCGGCGAACCCTGGGACACCCTAGTGAAAGACAGCAGCGACGATAAAATGTCTGCCGAAAATGGAGGAGATTTTGGATATATTACCCGTGGAGATCGCCGGATCGAACGTCTGGAGTACCAAGGCTTGGTAGATGCCGCCTTCAAGATGAAAAAAGGTGAATATTCCGAGCCCATCAAGGCGAAGGATGGTTGGCACATTCTAAAGGCGATTGAAGAAAAAGAAATTCAAAGCTTCGAGGAAGCCTCTAATGCCATTAAACTCAAAATGAGAGGCGAAGTAAAAGGCCTGGTGATGGCGGATCTCAAAAAGAAGATGAAGGTGGAATATTTGGACACCTCATTGGCGGATAGCACTCCATCCAATGGCTTGCCAGTACCTCCTGCACATGTGGATGGAGCTCCCACAACTCATCCCACTGCCAAGCCCGAAGCTAAATCTGAAGTAAAAGCAGAAGCAAAGCCTGCTGCCAAACCTGAAGTGAAAAAAGAAGAAAAGAAGTAA
- a CDS encoding DUF192 domain-containing protein yields the protein MKKKVLLILFFVLACSRPSTSDISAMIKIFPTNSAPLVVNAEKAQTEAELMRGLMYRQVLEKDSGMLFIFPQEQLRSFWMKNTYVDLDLIFIGGDKKITDVLRGHAFSETEIQPAHLYRYVLEVNAGFVEKNKIKAGDKVEF from the coding sequence ATGAAAAAAAAAGTCCTTTTAATTTTATTTTTTGTACTCGCCTGCTCAAGACCTTCTACTTCTGACATTTCTGCTATGATCAAAATTTTTCCAACTAATTCAGCGCCTCTCGTCGTAAATGCAGAAAAGGCCCAAACTGAAGCCGAACTCATGAGGGGGTTAATGTATCGGCAAGTTTTAGAAAAAGATTCCGGGATGCTTTTTATTTTTCCCCAAGAGCAACTTCGGTCTTTCTGGATGAAAAACACCTATGTCGATTTAGACCTTATTTTTATTGGGGGAGATAAAAAAATTACGGATGTTCTTCGAGGCCATGCCTTCTCGGAGACAGAAATACAGCCAGCTCATCTGTATCGATATGTGCTGGAGGTCAATGCGGGCTTCGTTGAGAAGAATAAAATTAAGGCAGGGGATAAAGTGGAGTTTTAG
- a CDS encoding tetratricopeptide repeat protein produces the protein MSLNFSKRKFGYWQFFAVLLILGLVALTFLYGLKPFSYNDRVKRAEKFWKQNKFEEAISQYLGAVQGEPQNSKNPDLLLRVGEIYQLSLLQVARALQTYELVTVRYPATLFALQAFIHKGEIYFETSQFDKALKEYQNVLENFPKIPEAAQYRLKLAISHIKLKQFEAARRELKIILDDNLKTPLADQVLFQMGNSYFLEGNSKQALEVYQSLIQNYPKSNLVDEAKFNMAGCYEDGGEFDKALKLYQEIQSTYPNPKVIELQIARNQERRKEYEKRHQNGILEQKKQMPVLETKPMPLNSGKKTKLPMDKKTKAIIDDILKNYQ, from the coding sequence ATGAGTCTAAATTTCTCCAAGCGAAAATTTGGTTACTGGCAGTTTTTTGCTGTCCTTTTAATCTTGGGCCTCGTGGCCCTTACTTTTTTATATGGCCTTAAACCCTTCTCCTACAACGACCGCGTCAAAAGGGCTGAAAAATTTTGGAAGCAGAATAAGTTTGAAGAAGCCATCTCCCAGTATTTAGGGGCGGTGCAAGGGGAGCCGCAGAATTCTAAAAATCCGGACTTGCTACTTCGCGTGGGGGAGATTTATCAGCTTTCTCTACTTCAGGTAGCCAGGGCACTTCAGACTTATGAGTTGGTGACCGTCCGCTATCCCGCGACTCTTTTTGCTTTACAAGCCTTTATTCACAAAGGTGAAATTTATTTCGAGACTTCCCAATTTGATAAGGCCCTTAAGGAATATCAAAATGTTTTGGAAAACTTCCCAAAAATACCGGAAGCCGCTCAATATCGCTTAAAGTTGGCGATCTCCCACATTAAACTGAAACAGTTTGAAGCCGCACGACGTGAATTGAAAATCATTCTGGATGACAATCTAAAGACTCCTCTGGCCGATCAAGTGCTGTTTCAAATGGGGAACAGTTATTTTTTAGAAGGAAATTCCAAACAGGCCTTGGAGGTTTATCAATCGCTGATTCAAAATTATCCTAAAAGTAATCTAGTGGATGAGGCCAAATTCAATATGGCCGGTTGTTACGAAGATGGTGGAGAATTTGACAAGGCCCTCAAACTTTATCAGGAAATTCAGTCTACTTATCCCAATCCTAAGGTGATTGAATTACAGATTGCGCGTAATCAGGAGAGAAGAAAGGAATACGAAAAGCGTCATCAAAATGGGATCCTAGAACAAAAAAAGCAAATGCCTGTTTTGGAAACAAAACCCATGCCTTTAAATTCGGGCAAAAAAACAAAGCTTCCCATGGATAAGAAGACCAAGGCCATTATTGATGATATTTTGAAGAATTATCAGTAG